The Aspergillus fumigatus Af293 chromosome 5, whole genome shotgun sequence nucleotide sequence AAGTAGTGTCCAatcctctccctctttctgAACCGCAACACCCAAGGATCGGAAGCCTCTGTGGGCAAATTCCTGCGCCTTGTTCTTGTAGACATCGGCAACTTCTTTAGGACAGTTGGTAAGGGAAAGCACTGCCTTGGGGGCGCCCTTGGTACAGGTATACCTGATTCCATCACAGGTGGCCACCGTCACGATTCGTTTCGAAACGGGGTCGAATGGGATATATTTTTCCGTCTTCCAACCCCGTCGAAGAATTTCTCTTGCTCTGGGATACTGCCTTAGCGTGAGAATGGTAACTTTATCGATGGGATCAAGCGATTCGATATTATGAGATGATGCTAGGGCGGCCACGGCAAACATCCAGTCGACGTCCACACCCTCTGCCACATATGGCTCTCGAATGCTCAACTTGTTGGCCGTCAAGGTTCCCGTTTTATCAGAACAGAGGATATCGACGCCCTGTGATCATTGCTTTTAGCACGCTATTCAAAGCCACTCCGGAGTAAAGAGTTCAACCTACAGCAAGTGATTCAATCGCAGTTAGTTTTTGCACAAtagccttcttctttgccagATAAGCCGCTCCAACCGccatggtggtggtggtaaCGACAGGAAGACCGACGGGGACACCGATAATCAGTAGCGACAGTGTATAGTGAAGAAGCGTCTGCTGAGGAGGCGAAGCAATGGGGATATGGCGGAAGAAGCCTCCAATCCAGGCAGCCAGAATCCATGCCATGACAATAACCAAAAGAGATGTACCAATCTGGTCCATGACAATTTCAAAATGGCCAGCCCCCTTAGCTGCCAGAACCATAGAGGCGGTTTTGCCAACGAAAGAAGTCTTCGCACCGCTCTGGACAACTGCATAGGCCTTGCCGCGCTTGCAACCGGTGGTATAGTAGATCAATTGACCCATATAGCGATCGACAGCAAGAGACTCTCCTGTGATGGCCGAATGGTCGCAGGCAAGGATGGGGTGGCTGCGTTTTCTGGAGGACTCCTGTTCacccttcccttccttgcCCTCTTTCTCATTGTCCTCGACATCGGACTCAGAAGTGCTACTGAGGTCGCCTTGTTCCTGCATTCTTTGAAATTCTTCCCAACCATTGGGGTCATTGTAATCGCAGATAATCTTGGCATCAGCAGGAACCACTTGGCCTTCACCAACGATGATCTAGAAAGGGGCATCAGCAGGTAGTCCGAAGAGAAGACAGCTGACGTTATGGTGGGGTACATACCACATCACCAGGAACAAGCTCTCGGGCCAAGATTTCTTGTTGTTGGCCGTCACGAACGACTGTCGCTCTCATGGCAATATCTCCCTTCAAACTGGCAACAACGTCGGCAGCCTGTTTTTCCTGATACCAACCGACTGAGGCGTTCAGACACAAGATACCGATAATGACACCAAAGTCAATCCAGTCATCCAGACCTGCCGCAAGAAGGACAGCCAACTCCATGACTGTGAAGATGAATGATTAGTGTCATTGTACTTAAAGCTCGACGAATCGAAGTCATATGTCATACCGTAGAGAATTGGACCTCTGAAATAGGACAGGATCTTGGCGATCGGGTTTTCCTTCTCAGATGTGAGTTCGTTCCATCCTGAGACACGACGTCTGATAGGAACTTCCGAGCTGGGCAGGCCTTGACGAATGTCTGTAATAAGCCATTCTGGCGGAAATTGGCCCGGCTCTTTATCTACATGCTTAACTTTgaccttgcgcttcttccacGGAGCGTACCACACTCGCTTcactttttcttcctcgacacCCTCCTCCCTGCCAGGCTCGCGGTAGGTCGAGACGTACTTCACAAGCTTGCCATACTCGTCAAGGTTCGCCCAATCCTCTTTGTAAGACACACGGGAGATACGTCTTGAAGATTGTTGAGAGATACGGGATGGGCCGCGTTCGACATcaccttgaccttgaccttgaccttgactctgaccttgaccttgggaGTGAGCTTGTTCAGCCATCTTTGCTCCTTGGCAATCTGCCTAGCGCCGAGGATATCAAAAGAGTCCCTGCAACCGACGTTCCTGAGTTTCGAGGAATTCTCAAAGTCAGGTTTCTCGTCGGCTAGAAGAAGTAGAGAACGAAATTCACCCCCGAAATATGCAGCAATGCAAAGCCTTGGAGAAAAGAGCGGTAGATGACGGGCTATGTTAGTGAGAGAACTCCCCTTTGCGCCCAAGAAAGATGTAAGGATAATCGCTGATTTTCCTGAAAGGTAAGGGCCTGGCGCAGGTTATTACCCTGGCCAGCAAACGGCTTCCAGAAGGCAGCAAATGTTGACGTAGTATAGACTGGCTTGGGGCGGAACGAAGCACAGGCTAATCAGGGACTTTTGCACGCTGCTGTATCTTCAACCCAGTCAGAGACTACGGGTAACCTAGGGGTCTTGACTGGTGATTCGGCGATTGCTGACGGTCTTGACGTATGAGACAGCACCGTGGCATATCCCGCTGAAGCTCCAGACTACGCCAAGGTAGTCCCCAAGGAAGTAATGTATTCCATACGTCCCGGTCATTTTTCTGGTTAGGATCAGGACTAACTCGAAGGAAACAGCGAAAATAGCATTACACTGCTGTGATCTCTCGACCTTCAGCTATGGGATACCATCGGCATTGGCCCAAAGGGAACCACGGAAGCTTGAAAGGAGACGATGGAGATAGCGGTTAAGAGACGAATTGGGATGAAGCAATGGCGGAagcttgtttcttcttttctagCTACGGCAGGTCTATCCAAGACCGCCAATAGGACTCAGTAAGAGGTGTGTGGGGATGAAGTCAATAGGGTTGTGGAGTAGGAGACGCTGgcctgtactctgtagatgaTAGTCCGTGCGAGTATCCAAGGGGGAGACACAAGTTGTGGAGTAGCGGACTGCCTGTTGCAACGCCAGTTTAGCGCTCCCGAAAGGTCCGGGCTGCTTGTATGTAACCCAACATAGTTCGTTTTTATGGGGCCCTTTTGGCTTTGTGAACTCAAATGATTAATGTCTCTCTATGATCTTGACATGTTCTAGACGTAATCTTCTCATTATCCTGCGTGGTCTCTCGTCATGGCAATCAGTACAGACCTGGCGTTGATCTATAAGGTCCTACTCCATTAGCTTGTTGCATAGATAAAAATCCCGAATTGCTAGAGGCACACAGTGGACGAACTTCTTACAaagcaatgaagaagatccaAGCGAATAAGGTGAaaggaagagggaaaaaagaTGATCAAGTAGACGATGACCACAGGCCAACTAGTAAGCCATGGAACAACGCTGTCGGTTCTCGCCGGATGGCTCGTGTCCGGCCAAGAGGTAAGGTAGTTTAGTCTTCGACGTcatgaagatcatctttcGCTTCTCATGGAATCACATCTCAATGCAGCTGGGAGAAATTGTGGAGattgtacggagtagaagaTGGCGCGATGGCGCGGGTAGCGCAGACCGCGGCAGCTAGTATGGCGTATAGATAGAGCACACCTTAGACCATATTGTGTAAGCTTCCTTGTAGGGAGCATCAAGGTATCGTtgctgcaaagaagaagggaaataACTATAAGTACTGGTATTCTTGCAATTAACAAGACTTACACCTGTCGTAAATCAGCGATTTAGCATCCTAACAATGTAAATTGAATTCTCTTTCAGTGCTTCTAATATCTACAGCGTTGTAGACACATGCGTGGCTTCGTTAAGTCCCAAATATCGAACTATTCATCTATTTGCCCGTCTTGCCCGTGGGAATGTTGAACAAAACAGCCGGCTTGCCCGGTACATAGGCCCGGTCAACACGGTAATAGCCCTTGCGCTCAAACTGGATGATGTCACCTTCTTTCAGTTCAGCGACGTTGCAGTCAGCAACAGCGTCCTCTCTGAACTCGGTGTTCTTGTTCAGGACATCCTCAAGGACGTCGTCCTCCTGCAGGGTGtccttgttgaggagatAGTCGAAATCGACCAATTCAACGGGAATTAGGTCCTGTCCCTCAGTAGAGAGCCACGTGACCTTCTTCTCGGTCTTTTTGAAGTCACCTTCCAGGtggagctccagctccagctccttgacgatGCCTGAGGTAGGATCGGTCTCGATCTTACGGACAATGGCATTACCCCAGCTCATCAAGGtgatctcttcatcttgctTGAAGCTCTTGGCATCTTTCTGGTCGAAAATGACCGTGTTACCAAAAACCACCTTCTTCATACCAACTGCAGGGTTCTTGCCGTGCTTAGGTTTCTCTTCCGTGTAAGGTGTAGCCGGGCCTCCCTTGACGATCGCCTTGACCATATCCTTCTTGAGAATGGCAGTGTGACGAGGTGCGACAGGATCAATGTACTTCTTGTTGGTCGCCCAGATCAGGGTCCAGTCAAGGTTGGTGATGTTCTTGCTGGGTCCCTGCTTAAGAATGAATTCTCTCAGAGCAGGGATAGTCATTCCCCTTCGTCGGATGCCCTATGAAAGGATTAGCGTGGGAAGTTAACAGTACATGGGAAGTAGGTGAGATGGTAAAAAATGCCGGATGAATAAGGGGATTCGCAGGCATGACTAGGCATGTTACTTACTCGGATGGTGGGGAAACGAGGACTGACATCGTTAGTAAGACAAGAATCCGTTTGCAAGCAAAGGTAAACTTACTCATCCCATCCCCAGACGACACCTTGGTTAACGAGCTTGGTAAGTTTTCTCTTAGACAGCAAGGTGCGAATGAAGTTCATGCGAGCAAAATCCCAGATTTGGACATGGCGAAGCTTGAGCGTGTCCAAGAACCACTGGTACTGAGGGTTGCGATCGCGGTATTCAATGGTTCTGAGGGCATGAGTCACACCCTCAATTGAATCGACGATAGGGCAGGCGAAGTCATAGGTAGGATAGATCTTCCACTTCGTCCCAGTGCGGTGGTGAGGGGCAGGGTTGCAGCGGTAAATGACAGGATCACGCATGGCCTTGTTGGGGTTATCGACAGACATCTTGGCTCGGATACACCAACGGAGACCCTCAGGGGTacccttcttcatctcctcgaagCGGGCAAGGTTCTCCTCGACGGATGCATCACGACGCTTGCTGGGTTTTCCATTCATTCTCTGCTCAGCCATGACCTCCTTCTCGGTATCGTCGGCGTAGGCGTTACCgtccttgatgatttgaAGGGCGTACTGGTAAAGCTCGTCAAAGTAGTCACTGGTGTAGCTCATCTTGTCGGGCTTGATGCCCATGAGAGCAAGATCTTCAATGATCGCGTCCTGGAACTCGAGCTTCTCGTTCGAAGGATTTGTGTCGTCAAAGCGGACAAGAAGGGTGCCATTATACTTCTCGTGGGCAAAGTAGTCGTTGAGCAGCGCAGCTTTTGCGTGACCGATGTGAAGATAACCTGAAGGCTCGGGAGGAAACCTTGTCACCACGCCTTTTTCAGTGTTGAGAAGAGCGATGTCGTAGCTAGCTCCCTCCTTCGCCttggcggccttcttctctcgcACAGCCTGGTTCAAGACCTCCAGTGTAGATGTGGCCCACGGGCACAGATCCTCCAAGAAATAGAACCAACGAGTCACATTGACAAGTGAGCCCTTCTTGATCGCGGCAACTGCGACACGGTTGCCTCGGATGGCACCCCAAAGGGCAATGTCGGCCGTCGAGAGAGCGTAACCGACGACGAAAGATCTCAGCAGGAGGTGGGTATCGAGGCGCTGCAATTCAGGGTCAAGGGCCTTGAAATCTAGAGGAGCAAATGCTTCC carries:
- a CDS encoding glutamate--tRNA ligase GUS1, encoding MSQYQLTVATRANQPYVLPVLLVATSINEARPSPVISITYEDTAVLREGDKAVVQYTGASGNPIFGLINAVQELRKDFPFLNSKDEKLENEWLSQLEAFAPLDFKALDPELQRLDTHLLLRSFVVGYALSTADIALWGAIRGNRVAVAAIKKGSLVNVTRWFYFLEDLCPWATSTLEVLNQAVREKKAAKAKEGASYDIALLNTEKGVVTRFPPEPSGYLHIGHAKAALLNDYFAHEKYNGTLLVRFDDTNPSNEKLEFQDAIIEDLALMGIKPDKMSYTSDYFDELYQYALQIIKDGNAYADDTEKEVMAEQRMNGKPSKRRDASVEENLARFEEMKKGTPEGLRWCIRAKMSVDNPNKAMRDPVIYRCNPAPHHRTGTKWKIYPTYDFACPIVDSIEGVTHALRTIEYRDRNPQYQWFLDTLKLRHVQIWDFARMNFIRTLLSKRKLTKLVNQGVVWGWDDPRFPTIRGIRRRGMTIPALREFILKQGPSKNITNLDWTLIWATNKKYIDPVAPRHTAILKKDMVKAIVKGGPATPYTEEKPKHGKNPAVGMKKVVFGNTVIFDQKDAKSFKQDEEITLMSWGNAIVRKIETDPTSGIVKELELELHLEGDFKKTEKKVTWLSTEGQDLIPVELVDFDYLLNKDTLQEDDVLEDVLNKNTEFREDAVADCNVAELKEGDIIQFERKGYYRVDRAYVPGKPAVLFNIPTGKTGK
- a CDS encoding putative plasma membrane H(+)ATPase — protein: MAEQAHSQGQGQSQGQGQGQGDVERGPSRISQQSSRRISRVSYKEDWANLDEYGKLVKYVSTYREPGREEGVEEEKVKRVWYAPWKKRKVKVKHVDKEPGQFPPEWLITDIRQGLPSSEVPIRRRVSGWNELTSEKENPIAKILSYFRGPILYVMELAVLLAAGLDDWIDFGVIIGILCLNASVGWYQEKQAADVVASLKGDIAMRATVVRDGQQQEILARELVPGDVIIVGEGQVVPADAKIICDYNDPNGWEEFQRMQEQGDLSSTSESDVEDNEKEGKEGKGEQESSRKRSHPILACDHSAITGESLAVDRYMGQLIYYTTGCKRGKAYAVVQSGAKTSFVGKTASMVLAAKGAGHFEIVMDQIGTSLLVIVMAWILAAWIGGFFRHIPIASPPQQTLLHYTLSLLIIGVPVGLPVVTTTTMAVGAAYLAKKKAIVQKLTAIESLAGVDILCSDKTGTLTANKLSIREPYVAEGVDVDWMFAVAALASSHNIESLDPIDKVTILTLRQYPRAREILRRGWKTEKYIPFDPVSKRIVTVATCDGIRYTCTKGAPKAVLSLTNCPKEVADVYKNKAQEFAHRGFRSLGVAVQKEGEDWTLLGMLPMFDPPREDTAHTINEAQNLGISVKMLTGDALAIAKETCKMLALGTKVYNSDKLIHGGLSGVMASDLVEKADGFAEVFPEHKYQVVQMLQERGHLTAMTGDGVNDAPSLKKADCGIAVEGATEAAQSASDIVFLEPGLSTIIDSIKVARQIFHRMKSYIQYRIALCLHLEIYLVTSMIILNESIRVELIVFLALFADLATVAVAYDNASFELRPVEWQLPKIWFISVLLGLLLAMGTWVVRGTMFLPSGGIIQNWGSIQEVLFLEVALTENWLIFVTRGVETWPSIHLVTAILGVDVLATIFCLFGWFTNETMPTKPADSFVETRNGWTDIVTVVRVWGFSLGVEIVIALVYYMLNKFKWLENLGRAKRDKGDIKIQNLLGHLARLTVEYDQPGQPKGRFFLTSSKEEEEAE